In the Malania oleifera isolate guangnan ecotype guangnan chromosome 1, ASM2987363v1, whole genome shotgun sequence genome, one interval contains:
- the LOC131147702 gene encoding phenolic glucoside malonyltransferase 2-like yields the protein MATLNAVKILQICPVAPPDSPAQSSLPLTFFDAVWLRFFPTQRLFFYEVTSQSDHPISDSILPKLKHSLSLTLHHFLPLAGTIVWPPTSAEPFIRIDANSALQLTIAESDADFHHLSGNNFRDSAEYHPLVPTLPVSEVEARVMAVQITLFSGTGFSIGITSHHAALDGRAAALFVKAWASLCKLGGASLPPELTPFYERADIGDPKGIKQRYLDGWEKSGGPNSNRSLMLIDEFNAPSNTIRGTFMLRPDDIEKLREKVGQTLMERKKKKQEELPRLSTFVLTCAYVWVCLVKAEGLESKDGLAHTGFLFSADCRGRLEPPIPATYFGNCVGGGFARVKVGDVAGEDGVAVAAEAIGDAVSSLNNGGLYEHLERLLSQDLFPHKSEKWITVAGSPQFELYTVDFGWGRARRTEVVSVDRTGAVALSESRDGRSGGIEIGLALSEGKMEVFASLFVKGLEALKS from the coding sequence ATGGCAACACTCAATGCAGTGAAAATACTGCAGATCTGCCCGGTGGCTCCGCCGGACTCCCCCGCCCAAAGCTCCCTCCCCCTCACTTTCTTTGACGCAGTGTGGTTGAGATTCTTCCCAACCCAACGCCTCTTCTTCTACGAAGTCACCTCTCAATCTGATCACCCTATCTCAGACTCCATCCTCCCTAAACTCAAACACTCTCTCTCCCTCACCCTCCATCACTTCCTTCCTCTCGCCGGTACCATCGTATGGCCCCCAACCTCCGCCGAACCCTTCATCCGTATCGACGCAAACAGCGCGCTTCAGCTCACCATAGCCGAGTCCGACGCCGATTTCCACCATCTCTCCGGAAACAACTTCCGGGACTCGGCAGAATACCATCCTCTGGTACCCACCCTGCCGGTGTCCGAGGTGGAAGCCCGGGTCATGGCTGTGCAAATCACTTTATTTTCAGGCACCGGCTTTTCGATCGGAATAACCTCCCACCATGCCGCCCTTGACGGCAGAGCCGCAGCCTTGTTCGTGAAGGCATGGGCTTCCCTTTGCAAACTGGGCGGCGCTTCCTTGCCGCCCGAGCTAACGCCATTCTACGAAAGGGCAGATATCGGGGACCCAAAAGGGATCAAGCAAAGATACTTGGATGGATGGGAGAAGAGTGGCGGCCCCAACTCTAACAGAAGCTTAATGCTCATTGATGAGTTCAATGCTCCGAGCAACACAATCCGTGGAACATTCATGCTGAGACCTGATGACATAGAAAAACTCAGGGAAAAAGTTGGCCAAACGCTcatggaaaggaagaagaagaaacaagaagaacTGCCCCGCCTGTCAACGTTTGTGCTAACTTGTGCATATGTGTGGGTGTGCCTAGTGAAGGCAGAGGGATTGGAAAGCAAGGATGGTCTAGCTCATACTGGTTTCTTATTCAGTGCGGACTGCAGGGGGCGGTTGGAGCCTCCAATCCCGGCGACATACTTCGGGAACTGCGTGGGAGGTGGTTTTGCGAGGGTAAAGGTGGGTGATGTAGCGGGGGAGGACGGCGTGGCGGTGGCTGCAGAGGCTATCGGGGATGCCGTAAGTAGTCTTAATAATGGCGGACTTTACGAACACTTGGAACGGTTGTTGTCGCAAGATCTGTTCCCTCATAAAAGTGAGAAGTGGATCACGGTGGCGGGATCGCCTCAGTTCGAGCTCTATACGGTGGATTTTGGGTGGGGAAGGGCGAGGAGGACAGAGGTGGTGTCAGTGGATAGGACTGGGGCGGTGGCTCTTTCGGAGAGCAGGGACGGCAGAAGCGGTGGGATTGAGATTGGGCTGGCCTTGAGTGAAGGAAAAATGGAAGTTTTTGCTTCTTTGTTTGTAAAAGGTCTAGAGGCTTTGAAATCATAG